Proteins encoded together in one Telopea speciosissima isolate NSW1024214 ecotype Mountain lineage chromosome 6, Tspe_v1, whole genome shotgun sequence window:
- the LOC122665997 gene encoding uncharacterized protein LOC122665997: MLPRIIKAEKDELALYKPILASSEICIFENIFEGEAIANREVISYIQNPSKSIRNAKLNVYFNSLIPKHHQFRIGIIPSSDNWKKKLEIQFDCSSTLNQTHVCPTSIISPAMMLETTEDYYYYYYEKSARCPDYFKFIQEDLRPWKDTGITREMVENAKNRADFRLVIVNGRIYVEIYKRSFQTRDLFTWWGIVQLLRKYPGRLPNLDLMFNCGDLPKIRSTEYQQPNTTTAPPPLFQYCGDATSLAIVFPDWSFWGWPEVNIKPWELLSEELREANERSKWIERKPYAFWRGNPLTSKAREELMNCNSTYIRAYAVNWKNESLQGFKESDLMKHCSHRYKIYIEGVGWSVSQKYILACDSVSLVVQPNYYDFMSRILMPMHHYWPIRSSGNDMCKDIKVAIEWGNSHHQEAQGIGRTGSKFIEKELKMDYVYDYMFNLLNEYGKLMKYKPTIPENASEICSETMACPAEDGLVKKYMMDSMVNATADSSPCIVTPPSNLLRSYRYFFLCLTRRGHIIIQVFFGFDKDIGRRRDTYGVEAISGDMLKRQGRCLFTIKENIKSPKKASEKTAIGEISVLAGVSTRFHVPHDEVWKASRGVCISTKGEIGLWCETLTSISSPRDEIVLDDVRDDMRDELESSGDNGCRIWIKLLVDGGIDFFMVDKVSKFGVLRSLKDTRSIT, from the exons TCTATCAGGAACGCAAAGCTGAATGTGTATTTCAACTCTCTAATACCAAAGCACCACCAGTTTCGAATTGGGATTATTCCCTCATCAGATAACTGGAAGAAGAAACTAGAAATTCAATTTGATTGTTCGTCGACACTAAACCAGACACATGTCTGCCCAACATCAATAATCTCTCCTGCTATGATGTTGGAAACAAcagaagattattattattattattatgaaaagTCTGCTCGATGCCCAGACTATTTCAAATTTATCCAGGAAGATCTTCGGCCATGGAAGGATACAGGGATCACAAGGGAGATGGTGGAAAATGCAAAGAATAGAGCAGATTTCCGATTGGTTATAGTAAATGGAAGGATTTATGTAGAGATTTACAAAAGATCCTTTCAAACAAGGGACTTGTTTACGTGGTGGGGGATTGTGCAGCTACTGAGGAAATACCCAGGGAGATTACCAAACTTGGACCTTATGTTCAACTGTGGTGATCTGCCCAAAATCCGATCTACCGAATATCAGCAACCAAACACCACGACTGCTCCGCCACCCTTGTTTCAATACTGTGGAGATGCTACCTCGTTAGCTATCGTTTTCCCTGACTGGTCCTTCTGGGGTTG GCCAGAGGTTAATATAAAGCCATGGGAACTTCTGTCAGAGGAATTGAGAGAAGCCAATGAGAGGAGCAAATGGATTGAAAGGAAACCTTATGCTTTCTGGAGAGGGAATCCTTTAACATCCAAAGCCAGAGAAGAGCTGATGAACTGCAATTCTACATACATTCGAGCTTATGCCGTG AATTGGAAAAATGAGAGTCTACAAGGTTTTAAAGAATCGGATTTAATGAAACATTGCAGCCACAG ATATAAGATTTACATAGAAGGAGTAGGTTGGTCAGTAAGCCAGAAATACATTCTGGCTTGTGATTCCGTCAGTTTGGTGGTACAGCCAAATTACTATGACTTCATGTCAAGAATTCTGATGCCAATGCATCACTACTGGCCCATAAGGAGTAGTGGGAATGATATGTGCAAAGATATTAAGGTGGCAATCGAGTGGGGAAACAGTCACCATCAAGAGGCACAAGGCATTGGAAGGACAGGCAGCAAGTTCATAGAGAAGGAGCTAAAGATGGATTATGTGTACGATTACATGTTTAACTTGCTGAATGAATATGGTAAACTGATGAAGTATAAGCCCACCATACCTGAAAATGCCAGCGAAATTTGTTCGGAGACAATGGCTTGCCCTGCAGAAGATGGGTTGGTTAAGAAATATATGATGGATTCTATGGTTAACGCTACTGCAGATTCAAGCCCATGCATCGTTACTCCTCCCTCTAATCTCTTGAGG AGTTACCGGTATTTCTTCTTGTGCTTGACGAGGAGGGGGCACATCATCATTCAAGTTTTCTTCGGTTTCGACAAAGACATCGGAAGGAGGAGGGATACCTATGGTGTGGAAGCTATTTCGGGTGATATGTTGAAAAGACAAGGTAGATGCCTTTTCACAATCAAGGAAAATATCAAAAGCCCGAAAAAGGCAAGTGAGAAGACGGCGATAGGAGAGATTAGTGTGCTTGCGGGGGTGAGCACACGATTTCATGTACCTCATGATGAAGTATGGAAGGCAAGTAGGGGTGTTTGTATAAGCACAAAAGGTGAGATAGGCTTGTGGTGTGAGACACTTACTTCTATCTCCTCCCCTAGGGATGAAATTGTGttggatgatgtaagagatgACATGAGGGATGAGCTTGAGTCTTCCGGTGACAACGGTTGCCGCATTTGGATCAAATTGCTTGTGGATGGAGgaatagacttcttcatggttgataAGGTCTCCAAATTTGGGGTTCTTCGGAGTCTAAAAGATACAAGGTCCATCACTTGA